AAAATGATATGGTGATACTTACCGGCGGCGGTACTACTATGATAGAACTGGCGAAACGTATACCGGAAAATCTGCGTGCTACTTTCTTCACTATCAGCCCGCTGGTGGCCCTGCAACTGGTAGAGCATACCAATCTGACTGTGATCAGTATAGGCGGACAGCTCTCCAAAAGTTCGCATGTTCATATAGGCGCGAGCGTTATTAATCAACTGGCAGACATCAAAGTAGATCTTTGCCTGCTGGGGGCAAATGGTTTTTCTGTTCAGAATGGGATGACGGATTCCGATTGGGAAGTAGTACAAGTGAAGAGAGCCATGATAAAGGCGGCAAAGAAACTGGCGATTCTCAGCATCGCGGAAAAACTCAATTCTTCCCAACGCATGAAAGTATGTGACCTTAACCTGATTAATTACCTGATCACCGAATTACCCCCTGCACATCACGTCCTGTCTACCTTTCAACATCTTGACCTGGAATTGTTCTGAATAAATCAGGCTTTTACGGTTTTGTGTTGCCATACCACCCGTGCCATCTGCAGGGCTACAGAAAGGACAATACAAGCTAACCCTGCATAGAAAGCACTATTCAGGTGCTGGTTTTCGTGGAAGAGGATAAAGGCCATCACAATGCTGTATACCGGTTCCAGGTTAAAACAGAGATTGACCGTAAAGGGAGAGATCTTTTTCAATGCACTCATACTCAGCAAATACATACACACAGTACAGGCCCAGGCCAGGATCAGCAGGTAGATCACATCTGCGGAAGTAGGCAGCAATGTAGCCGAAGGGAAAAGATAGAGGTATACAGGCATGAACATCGTTAGCACTACAAAGCCAACAGAGAGTTCATAAAAGGTGATGGTGTAAGTATCAAACCGTTTGATCAGCCGTTTGTTGAACACGGTAAAGAGTGCGGCAAACATTGCGGAGATAATGCCGAGTATGATGCCTGTACGGTACTGTGTATCAAAATGAAAGATGAGCAGGATCCCGAAAAGGGTGAGCATACTCAGTAGCATTTCAGCGGCATCAAACCTGCTCCGGTTGATCAGCGGGTCAAAGATGGCTGTAAAAAGACTGGTGAGTGAGAAACAGATAACCCCGATAGATACATTCGAATATTTGATACTACCGTAAAAGAAGAGCCAGTGGAGGGCTACCACCACACCGGTAGCGCCGATCGGGAGAATATCTTTCCAGGGCAATTTTTTCAGGGTACCCTGAAAACGGAACAATATATATAAGGTAACACTGGTAATAAGTAGCCTGTACCACACCAGGAGTCCTTCATTCAGTGTAATCAGCTTACCAAGAATGCCGGTGAATCCTGCGAGGAATACGGAGAGATGGAGTTGTAAAAATGCCTTTTTCATCGACCAAGATTGACCAAGATTGAACAGATGTGCAGGATTTGCAGGATGGGTGGAGAAGATTAAGAAAAATTAAGATTAAGAAGATTGAGAAGAAGGTAAAGATGAAGATGAGAGTAATAACACTGTCTTTTTTAATCTTCTTAATCTTAATCTTCTCCACCCATCCGGGTAATCCTATAAATCCATTAAGTCCTGGTCGTCATGCTTTGCCACTGTATTTTTAATACCCCAAGAATGCCTTCCTTCACAATGCCTTTACTCATTTTGGAATATCCTTCTCTGCGGTCTTTGAATGTAATGGGGACTTCTGCTATTTTAAAGCCCAGTTTCCAGGCGGTGAATTTCATTTCAATCTGGAAAGCATAGCCTACAAACTGGATCTTATCGAGGTTAATGGATTTCAGTACGGAGTTACGATAGCAAACGAACCCGGCGGTAGGATCTTTCACCGGCATCCAGGTGATCAGTCCTACATAGATGGATGCACCATATGATAATACAGCTCGGTCCCATGGCCAGTTTTCGGTTTTGCCACCTTTAACATAGCGGGAGCCTACGGAAACATCTGCCCCCTCATTTGCACAGGCTTCGTATAGCCGTACGAGGTCTTTAGGGTTGTGCGAAAAGTCCGCATCCATTTCAAAAATGTACTGGTAGTTTTTTGCCAGCGCCCATTTAAATCCATGGATATAAGCCGTGCCGAGGCCCTGTTTGCCTGATCTTTCCTCGAGAAACAGTTCGCCCGGATGTTGCTGTAGCATTGATCTGACAATGTTGCCAGTTCCATCGGGAGACCCATCATCTATGATCAGCACATGAAAATTCTGCTGTAAGGAAAATACAGCGTCAATGATATTTCGGATATTATCCTTTTCATTGTACGTAGGAATAATGACAAGCTTTTCCAATTCAGCAGATGATATTTTTGGACTGCGAAAATAATTCAATTCCGGCGCAAGATAAGATGTTCTAAAAAAAGTTTATATCTTTTTTAACATCATGTTATGGTAGAT
The Chitinophaga sp. MM2321 DNA segment above includes these coding regions:
- a CDS encoding DeoR/GlpR family DNA-binding transcription regulator; its protein translation is MLKEERQAFIMRQINLHNKVLSTDISTMLSISEDTVRRDLKEMAEDGRILKVHGGAIGRSFHYPFNAENMVYAQEAKQQIAEKAIRLLKNDMVILTGGGTTMIELAKRIPENLRATFFTISPLVALQLVEHTNLTVISIGGQLSKSSHVHIGASVINQLADIKVDLCLLGANGFSVQNGMTDSDWEVVQVKRAMIKAAKKLAILSIAEKLNSSQRMKVCDLNLINYLITELPPAHHVLSTFQHLDLELF
- a CDS encoding DMT family transporter, with the translated sequence MKKAFLQLHLSVFLAGFTGILGKLITLNEGLLVWYRLLITSVTLYILFRFQGTLKKLPWKDILPIGATGVVVALHWLFFYGSIKYSNVSIGVICFSLTSLFTAIFDPLINRSRFDAAEMLLSMLTLFGILLIFHFDTQYRTGIILGIISAMFAALFTVFNKRLIKRFDTYTITFYELSVGFVVLTMFMPVYLYLFPSATLLPTSADVIYLLILAWACTVCMYLLSMSALKKISPFTVNLCFNLEPVYSIVMAFILFHENQHLNSAFYAGLACIVLSVALQMARVVWQHKTVKA
- a CDS encoding polyprenol monophosphomannose synthase yields the protein MEKLVIIPTYNEKDNIRNIIDAVFSLQQNFHVLIIDDGSPDGTGNIVRSMLQQHPGELFLEERSGKQGLGTAYIHGFKWALAKNYQYIFEMDADFSHNPKDLVRLYEACANEGADVSVGSRYVKGGKTENWPWDRAVLSYGASIYVGLITWMPVKDPTAGFVCYRNSVLKSINLDKIQFVGYAFQIEMKFTAWKLGFKIAEVPITFKDRREGYSKMSKGIVKEGILGVLKIQWQSMTTRT